Proteins encoded in a region of the Xylocopa sonorina isolate GNS202 chromosome 1, iyXylSono1_principal, whole genome shotgun sequence genome:
- the LOC143431737 gene encoding uncharacterized protein LOC143431737, translated as MYKSAARWLRNINVAPRCFLIPPYFCLPFSLFKNVVEAFVYSFRIAECWYSVSFASRMKNAKAKARQCMERFGDHGGYFDVVVRPMMQQGHEGELCGWLKEMSLIRTVSTCPHPECKGRSLAWNQARVVDKYSWSCPNCSRKQSIRENSFFLGVKCDLKMCLQLILGWCQMIPSELTASYLEIKKHIVKKIYERCDEVSENYVVSHPEDWVLGGQSAILIVDEFPNGYMTENPSDVTSAKKRNNNSHTIVCIAEANTIPTRMWLHMIEALPEPVKVDKSQGVIDKCNIVKEALKEITKHSAPGSYIVANNRARCCSFEMLRELKQYKVISVEQLQKFDPPGRNKLLNNLETIWQTGVEICEEIQETTHTLGQRIISKHLWRQRFGTSPSTAFQYMLNHIAECYRFI; from the exons ATGTATAAGTCCGCCGCGCGATGGCTGCGTAACATCAACGTTGCTCCGCGGTGTTTTCTGATCCCTCCTTATTTTTGTTTACCTTTTAGTTTGTTTAAAAATGTTGTAGAGGCTTTCGTTTATTCCTTTAGGATCGCAGAGTGTTGGTACAGCGTGTCTTTCGCATCGAGAATGAAGAACGCAAAGGCCAAAGCAAG ACAGTGTATGGAGCGGTTTGGAGATCATGGAGGATATTTTGATGTCGTGGTACGTCCAATGATGCAACAAGGGCACGAAGGAGAATTATGCGGCTGGTTAAAGGAGATGAGCTTAATTAGGACTGTTTCCACTTGCCCGCATCCAGAATGCAAAGGAAGAAGCCTAGCTTGGAATCAGGCGAGAGTCGTAGATAAATATAGTTGGTCTTGCCCAAACTGTTCGAGGAAACAATCTATTAGAGAAAACTCGTTTTTCCTTGGAGTCAAATGTGACCTGAAAATGTGCCTTCAACTGATATTAGGATGGTGTCAAATGATACCTAGCGAACTTACTGCCAGTTATTTAG aaattaaaaaacacaTAGTTAAGAAGATATATGAAAGGTGTGATGAGGTTTCTGAAAATTATGTAGTGAGTCATCCCGAGGACTGGGTTCTTGGAGGTCAAAgtgcaatattaattgtggatgaATTTCCTAACGGTTACATGACTGAAAATCCTTCTGATGTAACTAGTGCTAAGAAGCGCAACAATAATTCTCATACAATAGTGTGTATAGCGGAGGCGAATACAATACCGACTAGAATGTGGCTTCATATGATTGAAGCACTTCCAGAG CCAGTAAAGGTAGACAAATCCCAAGGGGTCATCGACAAATGTAATATAGTTAAAGAAGCTTTAAAAGAGATTACAAAACACAGTGCTCCTGGCAGCTACATTGTAGCGAATAATCGAGCTCGTTGCTGTAGCTTTGAAATGCTGCGAGAATTGAAGCAATACAAAGTGATTAGCGTAGAACAGTTGCAGAAGTTCGATCCACCAGGAAGAAATAAACTTCTAAATAATCTAG AAACGATTTGGCAAACTGGTGTCGAGATCTGCGAAGAAATTCAAGAAACTACCCATACTCTAGGACAACGTATAATATCGAAACATTTATGGAGGCAGAGATTCGGTACGTCTCCTTCTACGGCATTTCAATATATGCTTAACCACATCGCAGAATGTTATCGCTTCATCTAA